The Apostichopus japonicus isolate 1M-3 chromosome 20, ASM3797524v1, whole genome shotgun sequence nucleotide sequence TGATGCTAATTAAGAACTATATGAAAACCCTGCAGATGAGATATATACattcaagaaaaaaacaattagaCTAAAGTTCCTGACATGTTGGTGCTTGATGGTCACTCCGAGAGGAcgaaacatttttgaaaatattgccGGTTATGGGAGATCCATGGCTCTGTTACCATGATGAATTACAGTGTGGCGGTTCAAAGCCATGCGCTCCCAGTCGATAACATGGTACACACATAATCATTATTTCTCCAAAACATCTTCACAAACAGTTGTGAAAAGGAAGCACACTGTCGCTCTTGGTGCCCACTTCATATTTCGAAACCTTGCTCGGCCGGTGAATGCAGTGGGTCTGTCTCGAAATGGATCTACTTCCCGTCCCTCCCCACCCACAGCACCTCCTCCCCCAGcgccctcccccctccccgtcAAAAAATGATGGTTGTGCAGCTATGATTGCAACTTTCGGAAATTTTTGaatgtacaaaatatatttttcatatgCCGTAGAACTGGTTCAGACTGTACTAACTTTGATTCTATATGGTAGTGTACTGCAACAATCATATACCCCTTTGACCAAATCAACGCTGGGTGGCGCATATGCAACGTCAATGCATgcttttagtttagtttagattAGCATTTCCCAAGAGTTAGGAACCCAACAGAACTTCATTTGAAACTTTACCAATGTGATAATCGTGGATGGACACCCGGCTTAAACCAAGCCATCGCTTTTCGATGAGTGAGAGCGGTATGAGGCAACTTGCGTGTAATTTGTCGCAGTGtgaatatgtacatatattggTTTCGACAAAGTAATGTTAAGTGCTGCAGTATTTGACGAAGTTGTTCAAATAATGTTCATTCTGCAGACGCCATTTACTGAGTCGGAGACATTCACACCCACGTGATGACATAGTAATAACAAAATATCGGGGAATTTTCTTATGATaatttgaatgaaaacaaaccACACATATCTCGCCGTCCACTCACTTTTAATATGGGCCAAATTATATTCCCATTCATCATAGCTTGAACAATTTAACATACGTCATTAAAGCGCCAAAATAATAGAATGCTTGACTGAAATCATAAGAGCTAAAAGCAATCAcgaattgataaaaaaaatgctttaaatttctttttcctgatgATTAGTTCAGATTCAGAATGTAAGTGCTCGCGAAGAAGAATATAATGGTATCCAATTAAAGTTTGGGGTTGATAAGTACTCTCTATATAAACGTTTACTTCATGGTGGCTTTTATTTAAACCACTCAACGCGTGCAGAGAGAGATAGAGCGAGCCTATTCAATTCGAAGCTGCGCGATCAAGGGGGAATTTGCAACACATTGTTTGAACTATTACCTGCAAATTTTCCTTTTGTCTCGTTCAAACTAGTGGAAAAGAGGGAAACACGTTAATTGCTACTTAATTATTTCTCcccatttttatttatttcaaaatgtcgTGGACAATTTTTTAGGCAAAATGTCATTTcccatttgtatttttttttcttagattGACCAATTTCGTACAGTGACGTATATTCATTTGCCAAGAATTCCCATAACAGGTTTCATGTCGTTGCACTAGACACCTTACTGCTAAATTTCGGCTGGACCTATAGCCCGGATGAAAAGAACCCTGTactgtgtattttgtgtttgaAACACTTTTCAACCGCGGGAATTCTTGCAGTGCAAATTTTACCGCCCAAACAAATTTCGCGTCATATTTCAACGACGATTTTGAAATATAGCTCATCTTAACTTTTGTTCGCCATTGTTGGGTTTTTTCATCGTCCTGGGCAATGGCTTAGTTATTACCACATACATGACTAGTAAAAACACCAGACGGACTCATTTTAATCTTTACATCGTGAATCTATATATAGCTGTGGCTAATTTTTTGAATGGATTTGTGGCTATATACCGGCGCAATTTTACAACATCCTTAGCGGTCATAGAATACAATTGTTATCAAGTTTATGTCATTTGCAAGCTTTTATTGCATCTTTCATATTTGTAACTATTTATCTACGGATCTGTATGAGTTAtgccgatatatatatactcgtaaCGGATGCTTTAAAATATAGGAAAAAGCAAGAGTTCTGTCGTTTACTCCTAAAATAATcttaaatatgatttaaaattGCACGTTATTTCAATTTCTTCATTTCTAAATTGGGAGATATTTCAACCATAGAATGAGACAAATCATATAAAGATCATATgaagaagaaggggaaaaattGCCTCGGGCCACTGTCTGACGGTGCAGCTTGGTCATAAACTTacaattatgtttttttattctAATAGCAGCACGACGCTTGCTTGTGATTGGTTAATATCGGCTATACAGATATACCATTGTCGATTTACACATGCATTGAACGACCAGCAAATAGGAAAAAAATTATCGTATATATAAGATTTCTTCCATCGATTACAGTTATACCTGAAATACGCCGGTGGAAATTTCGTCATGAGTAAAAACCGTGGAAAAATCGCAAAAGATTTTCAAAAGTGTCATTATTATATACATCATGCAGCTTACTACAGATACAAATAAAAGTCATATGTATTGGAATACTTGTAATGTGGAGTTTACGATCGAAATTCCAAGCATAGGGAGTAAACTGAACCAGCCCGAAAAATTACTCATTGTAACTTTGTTCGCAATAGTTGGATTTTTCATCGTCATGGGCAATGGCTTAGTTATTACCGCATACATGACTAGTAAAAACATCAGACGGactcattttaatatttacatcgTGAATCTAGCAATCGCTGATTTCTTCATCGGATTTATGGCTGCGCCTGGGCAAGTTTACATTATTCTCAGTGGTCATAAAATGGGATTCTTATCAATTTGGTATTATTTACAATCTTTTTCGGCAATATTCATTTTCACGAGTGTTTCTCTACAAGTGGCAATGAGCTACGATCGTTATGTACTTGTTACGGATGCTTTCGCGTATAGGAATATGACTTCCACGAAGAAAACAAGAAATCGTGTAATGTTCGTATGGATTTACAGCGCATTGTCCATAAGTTTGAACAGCGTAGGTTTTCATATGTTGTCCATTTTACCCAAAAGTTGTGTACAGTTTCCGTTACACTTTATTGTTGCGGTGGTAGTGCTGCTTCAGAGCTATATCATACCACTCATAGCCATTGGTTCATTGAACCTTGCGATATTTATCAAATTAAGAATAAGATCGCAAATGTTTAGAAATAATGCCACGGCAATCTCACTCAGTAAGAATTCACAATTCGAAATCACGACAAATCATTCACAAAATGTTCGCAAAATGGGTCCAGATTATTACAACTTGCCACAAGGAAGTTCACTTTTCGATCAGTTCGAAGAGACGAAAGGTATTGAATTGTCCCTCGAGTCTTCGTCGGACAGAAATGGAGAGTGGCGACCGCAGGCGACGGCGACGATACGACGAGAGACACCGGAAGTGGGGGACACAAACGTAGAAATAATTCCACGAGAATTATTGTCCGTATCGACTATTTCAAATGTCCTCATGGAAAACAAATCTGAGAGACGAGATGACAAAATCAACTTTCGTGTTAATCAAAGTGAGTCAATTCGTTTGCAGAAACTGAGAAAAGCTGGGCGGCAGCTGTTTCTAATTGTATTTACATTCATAGCCTGTTGGTTTCCAATTCAAACGCTACTTCTAGTGTCCTCGGACGATTCCTATTCTTTCAATGGAGCAGAACAATGGttcttttatttcttgataCTGTTCTACATCAACTCGGTTGTAAATCCATTGTTATATATCATTACTTGCAACAAATTTAGGAAGCAAGTTAATAAGATCATCTCAACATTACTGTGTCTTTAATGAAACACTTGCTTTATTTGTTATTGGTAATGCTACGATATATGGCCACGGCACATTGAATATAAATCGGGTTGTTGTTTTTCGTATAGgctgttttgaaatgaatggTGAATTTTAAT carries:
- the LOC139962061 gene encoding histamine H4 receptor-like, giving the protein MQLTTDTNKSHMYWNTCNVEFTIEIPSIGSKLNQPEKLLIVTLFAIVGFFIVMGNGLVITAYMTSKNIRRTHFNIYIVNLAIADFFIGFMAAPGQVYIILSGHKMGFLSIWYYLQSFSAIFIFTSVSLQVAMSYDRYVLVTDAFAYRNMTSTKKTRNRVMFVWIYSALSISLNSVGFHMLSILPKSCVQFPLHFIVAVVVLLQSYIIPLIAIGSLNLAIFIKLRIRSQMFRNNATAISLSKNSQFEITTNHSQNVRKMGPDYYNLPQGSSLFDQFEETKGIELSLESSSDRNGEWRPQATATIRRETPEVGDTNVEIIPRELLSVSTISNVLMENKSERRDDKINFRVNQSESIRLQKLRKAGRQLFLIVFTFIACWFPIQTLLLVSSDDSYSFNGAEQWFFYFLILFYINSVVNPLLYIITCNKFRKQVNKIISTLLCL